A single Paenibacillus kribbensis DNA region contains:
- a CDS encoding nitrite/sulfite reductase, producing MAYEPIWTAHPDKLNKFELVKLEKDGLDVIRTIIENYANEGYDSISADDMDRFKWAGVYQQKPKDGHFMMRVRINTGIMTSAQAHALADISTLYGRGLVDVTTRQAIQFHWLTVESLPDIFERLEKVDLYSFEACGDCPRTIVGNPLAGIDPNELVDTREIVDEVNRFFLLNRDFSNLPRKYKMSISGNTYNNAQAEINDLSFTPATKIIDGKEVVGFHAMVGGGLSAKPHLAQSLDLFVRPEEVLKVAIAVTTIFRDYGYREKRHHARLKFLVADWGPEKFLTKLTEYIGEMPGRGEDKTIGWQAAYFDGVHPQAQKGLNYVGLNVPVGRLSADELHELADLADRYGDGQIRTTMSQNILLSGVPDDQVDELLKAPVLQRLTPQPKHFMSRTVSCTGNEFCNLAIVETKKRAVDVAEYLDQHVDLDEKVRIHFIGCPNSCGQKHIADIGLQGSLLKTPEGLVDAFDIAVGGALGSGAQLNKALKGRVRGDQVGPVLAELILYYKENRNPGESFYAYVQRVGIPAFQEKLSDILQSSIVAS from the coding sequence ATGGCCTATGAACCAATCTGGACTGCTCATCCAGATAAGCTAAACAAATTTGAGCTGGTCAAGCTGGAAAAAGACGGGCTCGACGTTATACGCACCATTATTGAAAACTATGCAAACGAAGGCTATGACTCGATCTCTGCGGACGATATGGACCGTTTCAAATGGGCTGGTGTCTATCAGCAAAAGCCCAAGGATGGTCATTTTATGATGCGTGTCCGCATCAACACAGGTATTATGACTTCAGCACAGGCACATGCGCTGGCCGACATATCCACGCTATATGGACGCGGTCTTGTGGATGTCACCACTCGTCAGGCCATTCAATTTCACTGGTTGACGGTTGAAAGCTTGCCCGATATTTTCGAGCGACTGGAAAAAGTCGATTTGTATTCCTTTGAAGCCTGTGGAGATTGCCCGCGTACCATTGTCGGCAACCCGCTGGCTGGCATTGATCCCAATGAATTGGTCGATACCAGAGAGATTGTCGATGAGGTGAACCGTTTTTTCTTATTAAATCGGGACTTCTCCAATCTGCCGCGCAAGTACAAGATGTCGATCTCCGGCAATACGTACAACAACGCACAGGCTGAAATTAACGATTTGTCCTTCACGCCAGCCACCAAAATCATCGACGGGAAAGAAGTAGTCGGCTTCCATGCGATGGTTGGGGGAGGTTTATCCGCCAAGCCACACTTGGCGCAGTCACTGGATCTGTTTGTTCGCCCTGAGGAGGTACTAAAGGTTGCTATTGCCGTCACAACCATTTTCCGTGACTACGGCTATCGTGAAAAACGGCATCATGCCCGTCTGAAATTCCTCGTCGCCGATTGGGGCCCGGAAAAGTTCCTGACTAAGCTCACTGAGTATATCGGCGAAATGCCGGGACGAGGTGAGGACAAAACGATCGGCTGGCAAGCCGCCTATTTTGACGGTGTACATCCTCAAGCCCAGAAGGGCCTGAATTATGTCGGTCTGAACGTGCCTGTCGGCCGTCTGAGCGCTGACGAGCTGCATGAACTGGCTGATCTCGCTGATCGCTATGGTGATGGACAGATTCGTACCACCATGTCCCAAAATATACTGCTGAGTGGCGTACCGGACGACCAAGTGGATGAGTTGCTGAAAGCTCCTGTATTGCAGCGCCTGACACCACAGCCCAAGCATTTTATGAGCCGCACGGTATCGTGCACAGGGAATGAATTCTGCAATCTGGCAATTGTGGAGACCAAAAAACGGGCGGTTGACGTGGCCGAGTATTTGGATCAGCATGTCGATTTGGATGAAAAAGTGCGTATTCATTTTATTGGCTGCCCAAATTCCTGTGGTCAAAAGCATATTGCGGACATCGGCTTGCAGGGCTCGCTTCTTAAAACCCCCGAAGGCTTGGTCGATGCGTTCGACATCGCGGTCGGCGGAGCACTCGGATCAGGTGCCCAACTCAACAAGGCACTCAAGGGCCGCGTGCGCGGGGACCAGGTTGGACCTGTCCTGGCAGAACTCATTCTGTACTACAAAGAAAATCGGAACCCTGGTGAAAGCTTTTACGCGTATGTACAACGTGTGGGTATTCCGGCTTTCCAGGAAAAGCTGTCTGACATTTTACAGTCCAGCATCGTTGCATCCTAG